Proteins from one Capricornis sumatraensis isolate serow.1 chromosome 2, serow.2, whole genome shotgun sequence genomic window:
- the LOC138074546 gene encoding uncharacterized protein isoform X4 — protein MLRVLTSTLRFPRPWRPLETRGCSSNAGPAGREIQVCALAGPDQGIAEILMNRPSARNALGNVFVSQLLEALAQLREDRQVRVVIFRSGVKGVFCAGQAPWTSFLRREMPHPRPTRSKRMRVELRTDSGVAVEGALRRREEAAEGEAGKRVILRQFQGHVAQSPGLNGQDPGEQPGEGGGKGSMRTSLPDPAALIEALVLLRPLPLAPPWSDVFHHSHFVTVSPAPHPASERQESRRRAGGLNLPLICSGILG, from the exons ATGCTGCGCGTCCTGACCAGCACCCTGCGCTTTCCGCGCCCCTGGAGGCCGCTTGAGACCCGCGGCTGCTCCTCCAACGCCGGGCCTGCTGGCCGGGAGATCCAGGTGTGCGCTCTGGCGGGTCCAGACCAGG GAATTGCTGAGATTCTGATGAACAGACCGAGTGCCCGCAATGCCCTGGGGAACGTCTTCGTCAGTCAG CTGCTGGAAGCTCTGGCCCAGCTTCGGGAGGACCGGCAAGTGCGTGTCGTGATCTTCAGGAGTGGAGTGAAGGGTGTGTTCTGTGCAG GGCAAGCACCATGGACTTCCTTCCTGAGACGAGAAATGCCGCATCCCAGGCCCACAAGAAGCAAGCGAATGAGAGTTGAGCTAAGAACTGACTCTGGGGTGGCTGTGGAGGGGGCACTGAGGAGACGGGAAGAGGCTGCGGAGGGCGAGGCTGGGAAGCGAGTGATTCTCAGGCAGTTTCAAGGGCATGTGGCTCAGTCCCCAGGCCTCAACGGTCAGGATCCAGGTGAGcagcctggggagggaggtggcaaggGAAGTATGCGGACCAGTCTGCCTGACCCCGCTGCCCTGATCGAGGCCCTCGTCCTACTCCGGCCCCTTCCTTTGGCTCCCCCATGGTCTGACGTCTTCCATCACAGTCACTTCGTGACTGTTAGCCCCGCTCCTCACCCCGCTAGTGAACGACAGGAAAGTAGGAGGCGTGCAGGAGGTCTGAATCTGCCCCTAATTTGCTCTGGAATTCTGGGCTAg